The proteins below are encoded in one region of Euryarchaeota archaeon:
- the larB gene encoding nickel pincer cofactor biosynthesis protein LarB, protein MKRRNGMNGAHQAADAIRHVGDFARLDIDRENRTGIPEVVVAEGKTATQLEAIVGAYADARPRVIVSRIDRAEARRLRIPKGRSKEYNEAGRILVIAKKGSRTPLQRGIVAIVAAGTTDVGVAEEARVVAEEMGVRVETHYDVGVAGLTRLLAIVDKLKRADVIIAVAGREAALAPVVSGLVDKPVIGLPVSSGYGFGGKGEAALKAMLQSCSPITVTNIDAGFVAGACAAQIARNVWKAAGKGDQGIRRRAPLRKNGHEGK, encoded by the coding sequence ATGAAACGGCGCAATGGGATGAACGGCGCGCATCAAGCCGCGGACGCGATACGCCACGTCGGCGACTTCGCACGCCTTGATATCGACCGGGAAAACCGCACGGGGATACCCGAGGTGGTCGTGGCAGAAGGAAAGACCGCGACCCAATTGGAGGCGATCGTGGGCGCCTACGCCGACGCGAGACCGCGCGTGATCGTGAGCAGGATCGACCGGGCAGAGGCCCGGCGCTTGCGCATCCCGAAAGGGCGGTCCAAAGAATACAACGAGGCGGGGAGGATACTCGTCATCGCGAAGAAAGGGAGCCGCACACCGCTCCAGCGAGGGATCGTGGCCATCGTCGCTGCGGGAACGACCGACGTGGGTGTCGCCGAGGAGGCCCGGGTCGTCGCAGAGGAGATGGGGGTGCGCGTCGAGACCCATTACGACGTAGGGGTCGCGGGGCTCACGCGCCTTCTTGCTATCGTGGATAAACTCAAGAGAGCGGACGTCATCATCGCGGTCGCCGGTCGGGAAGCGGCCTTGGCGCCCGTGGTGTCGGGCTTGGTGGACAAGCCCGTCATCGGATTACCGGTGTCAAGCGGTTACGGGTTCGGCGGCAAGGGAGAGGCGGCCCTCAAGGCGATGCTCCAATCCTGCTCGCCCATCACCGTCACCAACATCGACGCTGGATTCGTTGCCGGCGCGTGCGCCGCGCAGATCGCCCGAAACGTCTGGAAGGCGGCCGGCAAGGGAGACCAGGGCATCCGCAGACGGGCACCCCTGCGGAAAAACGGTCATGAGGGAAAGTAG
- a CDS encoding geranylgeranyl reductase family protein: MAPTSGIDFDAIVVGGGPGGSSCAAFLSRHGLKTLLLDRATFPRDKTCGDAISGKSISVLSELGLTEYVEKEPHGLANGVTFSSPKGDLVTIPFPKRVNPETMKGQRRHEYLNPGYVSRRYVFDNIVFQNAKAQPNVTTYENFETTDLTWQDGKVTGVVGKHNGVEKRFTANVVVGADGALSVVAKKVGAFTEHDDHWIGALRIYYEGVTDVTENIEIHFVDSLLPGYFWIFPLENGMANVGSGMIQTDLKKARNGHKVNLKDETYKIIREHPMFKERFKNAKEVPGSFKGWKLPCGSEHRKLAGNGWVLVGDAAQLIDPFSGEGIGNALVSGHLAAETIASASKEKDFSEKRLQSYEANVWKTLDHELQASYRLQKIGRRTWLLNFVLRRAATRPKVREIISEMLADREKKAEFSSFWFYVKLLLA, from the coding sequence TTGGCGCCTACTAGTGGAATCGATTTTGACGCGATAGTCGTCGGCGGAGGACCGGGTGGTTCAAGCTGCGCTGCGTTCCTCTCCCGGCACGGCCTCAAGACGCTTCTTCTTGACAGGGCCACGTTCCCGCGCGACAAGACCTGCGGGGACGCGATCTCGGGCAAATCCATTTCGGTCCTTAGCGAACTCGGTCTCACCGAGTACGTCGAAAAGGAGCCGCATGGCCTCGCAAACGGCGTCACCTTCTCCTCCCCGAAGGGCGACCTCGTCACCATCCCCTTCCCAAAACGCGTGAACCCCGAGACGATGAAGGGCCAGCGCCGCCACGAGTACCTGAACCCCGGCTACGTGTCGCGCCGCTACGTGTTCGACAACATCGTCTTCCAGAACGCGAAGGCGCAACCTAACGTCACGACGTACGAGAACTTTGAGACCACCGACCTCACTTGGCAGGACGGCAAGGTGACGGGCGTCGTTGGCAAGCACAACGGCGTCGAGAAGCGGTTCACGGCGAACGTGGTCGTCGGGGCGGATGGGGCGCTTTCGGTCGTCGCGAAGAAGGTGGGTGCCTTCACGGAGCACGACGACCACTGGATCGGGGCGCTTCGCATCTACTACGAAGGCGTCACCGACGTCACGGAGAACATCGAGATCCATTTCGTCGATTCGCTTCTACCCGGGTATTTCTGGATATTCCCCCTCGAGAACGGCATGGCGAACGTGGGCTCCGGCATGATCCAGACCGATCTCAAGAAGGCCAGGAACGGCCACAAGGTCAACCTGAAGGACGAGACTTACAAGATCATCCGCGAGCACCCGATGTTCAAGGAGCGTTTCAAGAACGCCAAGGAGGTGCCGGGCTCTTTCAAGGGTTGGAAGCTCCCGTGCGGAAGCGAGCACCGAAAACTCGCCGGCAACGGTTGGGTGCTCGTGGGCGACGCGGCGCAACTCATCGACCCGTTCAGCGGCGAGGGGATCGGGAACGCGCTCGTCTCCGGACATCTCGCCGCCGAGACCATCGCCAGCGCTTCGAAAGAGAAAGACTTCTCTGAAAAACGCCTCCAATCGTACGAGGCCAACGTCTGGAAGACCTTGGACCACGAGCTCCAGGCGAGCTACAGGCTGCAAAAGATCGGCCGCAGGACCTGGCTTCTCAACTTCGTCTTGCGGCGAGCTGCGACGCGACCGAAGGTGCGCGAGATCATCAGCGAGATGCTCGCCGACCGCGAGAAGAAGGCGGAGTTCTCGAGTTTCTGGTTCTACGTGAAACTCCTCCTTGCGTGA
- a CDS encoding exo-alpha-sialidase: MRAAVSLATVLIFTAASGCVTQGPGGVDANSLSGLIPDDLAGVASGLTMRLPAIVDPERWSGEPSILVTKHGTILITGAGGATRYATNPADAATDAGQSYIWRSSDGGKTWDFVDLLDIIRARNAGPGVESDLAADFAGTIYFPDMSGASVSLGTSSDDGKTWPFVNPIASTLPGIDRPWAAASRNGFVHVSFLQLAAGHYVSSSANSGYTFDAPVKLEGCGGVGNIAADPEAGTVYLACLSGADVKLFRSQDGGKTFELTTIHRDRGNFTTIIGPWVDADSDGMVAITWTEARPEGGSSVYYTFSRDSGKSWTEPRRVDTLDGTAMMATVAIHHDRRAVVAWYGAGEAGSPDSLDVDWYVVMAAIENPGTPAETMTVGDAVGKPIKHGPICGSGLGCVTDNRAKDRNLLDFFEVDLDGQGKAHIAYTDASGAVPLIGYVGEA, translated from the coding sequence ATGCGGGCCGCGGTTTCCCTAGCGACGGTGCTTATTTTCACGGCCGCCTCGGGCTGCGTGACGCAAGGGCCCGGAGGCGTCGATGCGAACTCGCTTTCCGGCCTGATTCCGGACGACCTCGCGGGCGTGGCCTCTGGTCTCACGATGAGACTTCCGGCCATCGTGGATCCCGAACGCTGGTCGGGCGAACCGTCCATCCTCGTGACGAAACACGGGACGATCCTCATCACGGGCGCTGGAGGCGCGACTCGTTATGCGACGAACCCCGCGGACGCTGCGACGGATGCCGGTCAAAGCTACATCTGGCGTAGCAGCGACGGCGGCAAGACGTGGGACTTCGTGGACCTTCTAGACATCATCCGCGCTCGAAACGCCGGGCCAGGCGTCGAATCGGACCTGGCGGCCGATTTCGCGGGCACCATCTATTTTCCCGACATGTCCGGTGCTTCCGTCTCGTTGGGCACGAGCTCCGATGACGGGAAGACGTGGCCGTTCGTGAACCCGATCGCCTCGACTCTGCCGGGAATCGACAGGCCGTGGGCCGCGGCGTCCCGCAATGGATTCGTCCATGTCTCGTTCCTCCAACTCGCCGCCGGTCACTACGTCTCAAGCTCGGCCAACAGCGGTTACACGTTCGACGCGCCTGTGAAGCTCGAAGGCTGCGGCGGAGTCGGCAACATCGCCGCCGACCCGGAGGCCGGCACCGTCTACCTCGCTTGCCTTAGCGGCGCCGACGTGAAACTCTTCCGCTCGCAAGACGGAGGCAAGACATTCGAATTGACCACTATCCACAGGGACCGCGGGAACTTCACCACCATCATCGGGCCCTGGGTCGACGCCGACAGCGACGGGATGGTCGCGATAACGTGGACGGAAGCGCGTCCCGAGGGCGGCTCGTCGGTCTACTACACGTTCAGTCGGGATTCAGGCAAGAGCTGGACCGAACCGCGCCGCGTCGACACGCTCGACGGGACCGCCATGATGGCCACGGTCGCGATCCATCATGACAGGCGTGCCGTCGTTGCCTGGTACGGCGCCGGCGAGGCCGGTTCGCCTGACTCTCTCGACGTGGATTGGTACGTCGTCATGGCCGCCATCGAGAACCCGGGAACGCCCGCCGAGACGATGACCGTCGGCGACGCCGTCGGCAAACCGATAAAACACGGGCCCATCTGTGGAAGTGGCCTTGGATGCGTCACGGACAACCGCGCGAAGGACCGCAACCTCCTCGACTTCTTCGAAGTGGACCTCGACGGTCAAGGAAAAGCGCATATTGCGTACACCGACGCTAGCGGCGCGGTGCCGCTCATCGGCTACGTCGGCGAGGCTTGA